Part of the Kushneria marisflavi genome, TGGCGAGAAACAATCCTGCGGGGCGTATTTTCGACAAGGATCGTGCGGAGCTGGGGACACGACAGGAGTTTCCGCATGCGGCAACCACCTATCGTCTGACCGAGCATTTCCACTACTGGACCAAGCACGCCCGCCTCAATGCGATCGTGCAGCCGGAGCAGTTTGTGGAGATCGGTCATCAGCTGGCCGAAGAAATTGGTGTGGTGGCTGGTGACTGGGTTCGGGTGTCTTCCAACCGTGGCTTTATCAAGGCGGTCGCGGTGGTTACCAAGCGCCTGCAGCCGCTGCGTATCGGAGATCGCGACGTGCATCATGTGGGTATTCCGATTCACTGGGGGTTCACCGGCGTTGCGAAAAAGGGCTATCTGGCCAATGCATTGACGCCTTTCGTAGGTGATGCCAATACCCAGACACCGGAATACAAGTCATTCATCGTCAAGGTCGAGAAGGCATAGGGGGAGGGCATATGATCAACTCACAAAATATCGTTGCCCGTTCCGCGACGACACTGCCGGCACCGCATGCGCGCGATAACGTGGTGGAAGTGGCCAAGCTGATCGATGTTACCAAGTGCATCGGTTGCAAGGCCTGCCAGGTCGCCTGCATGGAGTGGAATGACCTGCGTGATGACGTTGGCGAGTGCCATGGGGTGTATGACAACCCCATGGACCTCACCGCCGAATCATGGACGGTGATGCGCTTTAGCGAAGTGGAAACGGAGGTCGTGGGCGGTGATGACGTCAGCGCTGAAAAGCAGCTGTCCTGGCTGATCCGAAAGGATGGCTGCATGCACTGCGCCGATCCGGGCTGCCTCAAGGCCTGTCCGGCGCCTGGCGCCATCGTGCAGTACGCCAACGGCATCGTGGACTTCGATTCCAACAACTGCATTGGCTGCGGCTACTGTATTACGGGCTGTCCGTTCAATATTCCGCGCATTTCGGAAAAGGACAGCAAGTCCTACAAGTGCACCCTGTGCTCTGACCGTGTCAACGTTGGACTCGAGCCGGCCTGCGTCAAGGCCTGCCCGACCAACTGTATCGAGTTTGGCAGCAAGAAGGACATGCTGGCGCGCGCCGACAAGCGCGTGAATGACCTGAAAGAGCGTGGCTATGAAAATGCCGGAATCTACGATCCGGCAGGGGTAGGCGGCACGCATGTCATGTACGTGCTGCACCACCACGATGAGCCAGGTCTCTATCACGGTCTGGCAAAAGACCCGCGAATTTCGCCGGTCGTCGGTGCCTGGAAAGGCATTACCAAACCGATCATGTCCGCCATTCTGGGCATCACGGCGTTTGCCGGTTTCTTCCACTACATCACCAAGGGCCCGAAGGAAGAGCCTACGGATGAGGAAGTCTTCGGTGAAGGCGATGACCATCATCGTGATTCACGTGAAGAGGAGCATCGGTCATGAACTTCAGAAAACAAAAGACCATGCTGCGTTACGGCCCGGGTACCCGGGCCAATCACTGGGCCATGGCCGGCGCCTTCATTTTGCTGACGCTGTCGGGGCTTGCCTTCTTTCATCCACCCTTTTTCTTTTTTACCCATACGCTGGGCGGGCCGGTCTGGTCGCGGATCCTGCATCCCTTCATCGGCGTGGTTCTGTTTGTGCTGTTCGTCATCATCGCGGTGCGACAGCTCAAATATAATCTGCTGATGAAAAACGATGTGCAGTGGATGCGTCAGATGGGTGATGTGCTTAACAACCGGGATGAGAAACTGCCGCCTATCGGCAAGTACAACCCGGGCCAGAAGATGGTGTACTGGGCGCTGATTCTCTGCATTCCAGTGCTTCTGATCACGGGTGTGATCATGTGGCGTCCTTGGTTTGCCGGGTTTTTTCCCATCCCGCTGATTCGTGTTGCAAGCCTTGTGCATGCACTGGCTGCTTTCATTGCGATTGCGACCATCATCGTGCACGTGTACGCAGCCATCTGGGTCAAGGGGTCGATCAAGGCCATGACCCGCGGTCGCGTGACGCATGCCTGGGCCAAACATCATCATCCGCTGTGGTATGAAGATGAAATGAAAAAGCCCTCGCAGCGTGCGGGAGACGAGAACGCTTCCGAGCGTGACACGACATCCCATCACGGAGCTCGCCATGACGGCCGAACATCAGGCTGAACATGATTACGGTGCTGCCCCCGGCGGGGTCGTTGAACCCCCCGTCGTGGTGCTGCCTGAACGACGTCTTTTCAGCCATCGGGCGCGTCGCCTGCGCGATCTTTCCAGACGCATGCGTTCAATGGCCGATTTCCTCGGCTTTGCCGCGCGTCTGGCGCAGGCCCAGCATCAGGTACTGCAAAAGCGCACCAGCACCTTTGCGCCGGACAACGAGGCCTTTGATCTGGCGCTGGAGCACGGCATGCCGCCATTGTCGGTGCAGTCGTTACAAAACGATCTGGACTGGCAGGAAGATATGGATGCCCTTTGTGATGCTCTGGAGCTCAACGTTGGGCCGACGCAGCAGCAGTTGATTCATCAGTTGCGTCAGCTTGATCCCGAGGCGCGCCGCAAAATCGCTGCTGAAGTGCTCAATGCCGGTAGCGGAACGGAAGAGATTCGTGCCTTCATGCCGCTGGTGGCCGCGGCCCTGCAGGTAGCCTGGCTTCGCCAGTGCTCTGTGCTGCCCCGACCGCCGAAGCGGGCAGAAGGGACGGCTCAGACGGTCTGTCCCTGCTGTGGTTCGCTCCCAGTGGCCAGCCTCATTCAGGTCGGTCGCGAACGCTCCCGTGTGCGCTACATGCAGTGTTCAATCTGCGCTGCCGAGTGGTACATGGAGCGCGCCCGCTGCACGACCTGCTTTGAAACCGGCAAGCTGGATTACATCGGGCTTGAAGGTGAGGACGGCAAGCGGCCGTTACCGGTCAGGGCGGAGACCTGCGGGGCTTGTCAAAGCTATGTGAAGATTGTCCATCGTGATCTTGAGGTGGACGCCGACGCATTGTCCGATGATCTGGCAAGTCTGGGGCTGGATATCATGATTGCCAATGAACGTGATATTGGCCGAAGCAGTTATAACCCCTGGTTAATAGCGGGCTGATTCTGGTGTCCTGTTTTACCAACGCGCTCAAGATGAGCGCGTTTTTTATTTGGTTATATCAAAACGATCTCTGCAGAAAATGTATCCTGCTTGTTTCAGCACTTTTTTAATGGATGATGACCGGCTTGAATGGTCGTGTACCGTATGGTCCGATTTTGATTCAATAGCTGACAGCGTGTCTGCCGGATGCTGGATGGATGGCAGCATGTGTATGACAGTATGGAAAGCGTGTCGTGGATGAACGCCCCTGCCCTGACCTCATGAAAGGAGCCCTCGATGGATGACCCGCGTCGTTATCTGCCGGCAGTGGATGTGCTGCTGTCTCATCAGGCGATGGAGCGCTCGCAGATTAGTCATCGTCTTAAACGACGTGCTGTCCGCGAGCTGCTGGCCTGTGAGCGCCGCCGGCTGGGCCAGGAGGACGCTGCACCGCTTGCCACGGATCAGCTGGTCGATCGCGCCATTGATATGGCCAGGTCGCTGGCTGCGTCGAATGCGCCCAGCGTTTTCAATCTGACCGGCACCGTCATTCATACCAATCTGGGCCGGGCGCCCTTGGCAGAGCCTGCCATTGAGGCCATGACACGGGCTGCCAGGTATTCGCTGGCGCTGGAGTACGATATCGATAGCGGGCATCGCGGAGATCGTGACCAGGTCGTCGAATCGCTGCTGTGCGAGCTGACCGGCGCCGAGGCCGCAACCGTGGTTAACAATAATGCCGCCGCTGTGGTACTGACGCTGTCGGCACTGGGCGCCGGCCGTGAAGCTGTGATTTCACGCGGCGAGCTGATCGAGATCGGTGGCTCCTTTCGCCTGCCCGATATCATGCATACCTCCGGCTGTTATCTGCGCGAAGTGGGGACTACCAATCGTACGCATGCGCGCGATTTCGAGCAGGCCATGAATGATGCCACCGGCATGATCTTCAAGGCCCATACCTCCAACTATGCCGTGGAAGGGTTCACGGCGGTCGTCGAGGAAAGTGAGCTGGCACGGATTGCGCATGCCCAGGAGGTGCCCTTTATTGTGGATCTGGGCAGTGGTGCCCTCACTAACATGGCGGCTCTGGGGCTGCCGGATGAAGCCCGCCCACGCCAGAGCATCGAGGCTGGTGCCGATGTGGTGACCTTCAGCGGCGATAAGCTGCTTGGCGGCCCTCAGTGCGGCTTGATCGTTGGCAGTCGTGACTATATCGATCGTATCCGTCGTCATCCGCTCAAGCGTGCCCTGCGTGTCGACAAGCTGATCATGAGTGCGCTGGAGGCAACGCTTAGACTTTATCGAGACAGCGACGAGATTGCGCGCGATATCCCGACACTGGCGCTGCTGACACGTGCTCAGGAGGATATTGCGGCTACGGCCGAGCGGCTGTTGCCGGTGTTGAGCGAACATCTGCCGGACATGGAGGTCAGTATTGCGCCATGTAAAAGCCAGCTGGGCAGCGGAGCGCTACCGGTGGATCGTCTGCCCAGTCAGGCGCTCGTGGTGGCTCCCACAACGCAGGAACGCCGTGCCGGTGAGCGTACTCTGCGCATGATTGAAACCGCTTTCAGACAGCTGCCAAGGCCTGTCATTGGACGGCTGCATGATGGCGCGTTCTGGCTTGATCTACGCTGTCTACAGGGTGAGGCCGAAGAGCACGCCTTTGCAGAACAGCTTGGCCATCTCTCGCTTAATCGGGATACCGGATCATGATTGTAGGTACGGCAGGCCATGTGGATCATGGCAAGACAGCGCTGATTCATTCGTTGACCGGCATCAGTACTGACCGGCTGAGCGAAGAGCAGGCCCGTGGTCTGACCATCGAGGCCGGCTATGCCTATCCGGAGTTGTCCGATGACTTCGAACTCGGGTTCATTGATGTGCCCGGGCATGAAAGGTTTATCCACAATATGCTCTCGGGTGTGGCAGGGATCGATACCATGCTGCTGGTCGTGGCGGCAGACGATGGGGTCATGCCACAGACCCGGGAACATCTTCAGATCCTGCGTCTGCTGGGCATCGACCGGGGGGTGGTGGCGCTGACCAAATGTGATCTGGTCGAGCCACAACGGCTTCTGGAAGTGCGTGCGGAGATCGAGGCGCTGCTGGCCGGTTCACCGCTGGAAGCCTCGACAATCTTTGAGGTTTCCAGTCGTACCGGCGAAGGCATTACGGCCCTCAAGGACGAACTCTGGCAGCGCGCCCGGGCCATCGACAGCGAAGTGGCTCAGGGCAATTTTCGCATGGCAGTGGATCGCGCCTTTACCAAGACCGGCTCCGGGCTTGTGGTCACGGGTACGGTTGTGGCCGGCGAGATTTCGGTTGGCGATAATGTCCGGCTTTTTCCATCCGATCGGGATGCCCGGGTCAGAGGGCTGCGACGTCAGGGACGAGTGGCGGAACATGCGCGTCAGGGCGACAGGCTGGCCCTGAATCTGGCAGGGTCGGGCATTGATCGTGAAATCGTTCAGCGCGGTGACTGGGTGGTGGCTCAAGCGCTGCCTACACCCTCGCTGACACGTGTGGATATTGCGCTGGAGCTTCTGGAAGATGCGCCTCCCCTGAACCACTGGTCGGGCGTGCACCTGCATCTGGGGGCATCGCACGTGACCGGTCGCATCTCTTTGCTGGAGGGTCAGCAGTTGCTGCCCGGTGAGCGCATGCTGGCACAGATGATTCTGGAGTCGCCGCTGCATGCCTGTCTCGGCGATCGCGTTATCGTTCGTGACCATGGGGCGCGTCATACCATTGGCGGTGCCATTGTCCTTGATGGTGCGACGCCGCGTCGTGGCCAGCGTTCTCCGGCGCGACTTCAGTGGCTGGAGAGCTGTCGCCAGGCAGTAACGGGCAGTGCTGATGGCATTTCTCTGGCTGAGCCACTCAAGGTGGCACTGACGCTGCGACCCGACGGGCCGGACGTTTATGGTCTGGCCCGAAACTTCAATCGTACGCCGGCCTCGCTGGGGCGGGAGTTTGAAGCGCTGGGCGCGCGGGTCATCAGCGCCGGTCAGGAGATGCGCGCCTTCTCGCCCGAGTCACTCGAGTCGCTTCGTGTGCGCATTCTTGAGGTGGTCACCGAAAATCATGAGCGCGAGCCGGCCATGCTGGGGACCGAACGTGAGCGACTGCGTCGTCAGGTCATGCCCGGCCTGCCCAGCGCACTGTTTCGACAGATTCTTCAGCCGCTGATGACCGCCGGGATGTTGAAACAGCATGGCCCTTTCCTGTCGTTGCCTGAGCATCAGGCAGCACTGTCAGAGGATGAAGAGGCACTCTGGCAGCAGATCGAGCCGCATCTGGCTGCCGCGCCCTTTGATCCGCCCCGAGTGAGGGATGTGGTCGGTCTGGAAAACATCGATGAAGCGAAGGTGCGTCAGGTGCTGACCTCTGCTGCCCGTCTGGGGCGTGTATACCATGTGCGCCGCGATCATTTTTTTCTCTCCCACTCCGTATTTGATATGGCCAGCATGATTCAGCAGCTCGAGGCGGAGCAGGGCGCGGCACGCGTGGCCAGCTTTCGCGATCGCCTGGGGATCGGGCGCAAGCTGGCCGTCATGATCCTGGAGTTCTTTGACCGAATCGGCTATACACGTCGGGTACGCGATGACCATGTCGTAAGACAGGCCGACATGTGGCATTAATTAAGCTATCATGCAGGTTTGGTGACACATCTGCATGACACCATGTATATCATGCGGTTGCGGAAAGGCTTCGTTCCCCGGTGGGGCGCTCGGGCTTCAAACCCGAGAGGGGCTGCCAGCAGTCCCTGGTGGGTTCGACTCCCACGCTTTTCCGCCATTTTTCTGCCATGCCCTCTGTCGGTAACTCTGTCTCCTTCTGTTGTCTTCCAGACTTCTCACACGCTTGATCATGAATTCTGCTTGATCAGACCCCCCGAATCTTTCATTTGGCCTAGTTCTTCAGTGTCGTCACAATACACGGCATTAATCGATGGTCGACCGCTGCCGCAAAAAGGCAGCCTGACAGACAGCTTGATGCTGCCGGCCGGTCAACCGCGTGACTTGTCAAAAGGACCTTTAGACCCATGAGTGATTCCCGTGCTCCCGAGCTCAGCTTCGAGTTCTTTCCGCCGCGTACCGAGGCAGGTCGAGATCGGCTGCCCGAGGTCTATACCAAACTGGCTGAACTCGATCCCCGTTTTTTTTCGGTCACCTTTGGCGCCGGTGGCACGACGCGTGATTTCACCTTTGACGCTGTCAAAAACATTTCGCGCGATACCGGCATTTGTACGGCGCCGCATCTGTCCTGCGTGGCCAGCGACAAGGCCGATCTGCGCCGGCTTTTGACCCAATATCGTGAGCACGGGATCAAGCGCATCGTGGCCCTACGGGGCGATATGCCATCGGGCATGCTGGGGCTGGGAGAGTTTCGCTATGCGCGTGACCTTGTCGATTTCATCCGCGAAGAGACCGGAGATCATTTCGACCTGACCGTGGCAGCCTATCCGGAGTGTCATCCGCAGGCACAGAACTTCGAACGCGATATCGATCATTTTGTCGACAAGGTGCGTGCCGGCGCCGACATGGCCATCACACAGTATTTCTTTAATCCGGACGCCTACCATCACTTCGTGGATCGGGTTCGGGCGCGTGGGGTAGATGTTCCGATCCTGCCGGGCATCATGCCGATCACCAATTACACCAAGCTGGCCCGTTTCTCGGAAATGTGTGGTGCGGAAATTCCGCGCTGGGTACGTCGACAGCTCGAGTCCTACGGCGATGACAGTGACAGCATTCAGGCGTTCGGGCACGAAGTCGTGACGCGTCTTTGTCAGCAGCTGCTGGATCAGGGGGCGCCGGGTCTGCATTTCTATACACTCAATCAGGCCGAGGCCTGCACGCGTATCGTGTCGGACCTGTCGCTTGAGAAAGCAGGCCGCTGATTGGTTGCATCGACCTGAGCCAGCTAGTCTTGAGAGTACGCCAATCATGATTGGGCTGACTCAAGAGGACTTCCAATGAAAAGACTGTTTCTGGCATCTGCACTGTTGGCACTGACGCCGCTGGCCATGGCTGACACGACGGTAGAGCTGCACAAGGCAACGGACAAGGGGCCGGGAGAATCCGTGGGCAGCGTCACGTTCAAGGATACCGACTACGGCCTTCTGGCGACGCCTGATATTTCAGGGCTGCCGGGCCAGGGTATGCATGGTTTTCATCTGCATACCAACCCCAGCTGCGATCCTTCCACGACGGATGGCAAGGTGACACCGGCGGGTGCTGCCGGCGGGCATTTTGATCCGAAGGGCACGGACACGCATGCCGGGCCTTACGTTGAGGATAGCCACCTGGGTGACATGCCGCTGCTGGTGGCGGACAACGATGGCAACATTACAACGCCGGTGCTGGCGCCCCGCCTGAAGGAAAGTGATCTTGGCGGTCATGCGATCGTTATCCACGAAGGTGGTGACAACTACAGCGATACGCCCAAACTGGGCGGTGGCGGTGCCCGCTGGGCCTGTGGCGTGGTTGAAGGCGCCAACTGATTCAGAGCATTATTGATGGAAAAGGCCCTGCCGGTTAGCCGGCAGGGCCTTTTTGATGGTGTTGCGGTGAGGCAAGCGCTAGTGTCGCTGGAGCTAGCGCTTGCCCGGGTCGATGATTTTAACCGGCTGAAAATCGTCGCTTTCCGACGCTGGCCGGGATTTGGATACGCGAGTATCAAGCGGGTCGGGCGATTCATCGGTCATGGGCAGCTGCTCGAAAAAGTCGCAGCTGACACACTCTCGATAGCGCGTGCCGTTGCTTTCCCAGCTACGGATACGATCCATGGCGCTGCAGCGCGGACAGATGGCGCCGGCAATAAAGCGTTTGGGTGTGGATTGGTTCATCAAAACTCCTGACCGGCAGGCAAGGGCCTGCCGGTCGTGATGCAGAAATCAGGCCGCCTGGTGGATGCCGCTGTGGCGCAGCAGCGGTTCGATGCTTGGCTCGCGTCCACGAAACTCCTGAAACAGAACCGCAGCGTCACGAGCGCCGCCCTGCTCCAGAATGCTGGTGCGAAAGCGCATGCCGGTGGTCTGATCAAAGACGCCAGCGTCTTCAAAGGCCGACCAGGCATCCGCCGAGAGGACTTCGGCCCACTTGTAGCTGTAGTAGCCGGCCGCATAACCTCCGGCGAAGATATGGCTGAAGCCGTGCTGGAAGCGGTTGAATTCAACCCTGGGCACCACGGAAACCTGATGACGGACGTCATCCAGCAGAGACTGAATATCTCCGGCGCCGGGTGACTGATGCTCACGGTGTAGACGCAGATCAAACAGCGAGAACTCGAGCTGGCGCACCATGGTCATGGCAGACTGGAAGTTGCGAGCTGCCTGAAGGCGTTCCAGCAGGTCGTCCGGCAGCGGGGCTCCGGTATCCACGTGTGCGGCGATCAGATCGAGCCCTTCGCGTACCCAGCAGTAGTTCTCCATGAACTGGCTGGGCAGCTCGACGGCGTCCCATGCCACGCCATTGATGCCGGAAATGTCCGCCACCCTTTGACGAGTCAGCATGTGGTGCAATCCGTGGCCGAATTCGTGGAACAGGGTCAGGACTTCATCGTGGGTCAGAAGCGCCGGGCGGTCACCGACCGGACGAGTAAAGTTGCAGGTCAGGTAGGCGACCGGCAACTGAATGTCACCATCCTCGCGCTCGCGCCGAACCCGGCACTCATCCATCCATGCGCCGCCGCGCTTGCCTTCGCGGGCGTAAAGGTCGAGATAGAACCCGGCGATGACGCTGTCATTTTCAAGAATGTCGAAATAGCGCACATCGCTGTGCCAGCGCGGTGCCTGGGTATTTTCCTGGAAGCTGACGTTGAAGAGCTTGCCGATGACCCGGAATAGACCGTCGACGGCACCAGGGGCAGGAAAGTAGGGGCGAAGCTCT contains:
- the fdxH gene encoding formate dehydrogenase subunit beta yields the protein MINSQNIVARSATTLPAPHARDNVVEVAKLIDVTKCIGCKACQVACMEWNDLRDDVGECHGVYDNPMDLTAESWTVMRFSEVETEVVGGDDVSAEKQLSWLIRKDGCMHCADPGCLKACPAPGAIVQYANGIVDFDSNNCIGCGYCITGCPFNIPRISEKDSKSYKCTLCSDRVNVGLEPACVKACPTNCIEFGSKKDMLARADKRVNDLKERGYENAGIYDPAGVGGTHVMYVLHHHDEPGLYHGLAKDPRISPVVGAWKGITKPIMSAILGITAFAGFFHYITKGPKEEPTDEEVFGEGDDHHRDSREEEHRS
- a CDS encoding formate dehydrogenase subunit gamma, whose protein sequence is MNFRKQKTMLRYGPGTRANHWAMAGAFILLTLSGLAFFHPPFFFFTHTLGGPVWSRILHPFIGVVLFVLFVIIAVRQLKYNLLMKNDVQWMRQMGDVLNNRDEKLPPIGKYNPGQKMVYWALILCIPVLLITGVIMWRPWFAGFFPIPLIRVASLVHALAAFIAIATIIVHVYAAIWVKGSIKAMTRGRVTHAWAKHHHPLWYEDEMKKPSQRAGDENASERDTTSHHGARHDGRTSG
- the fdhE gene encoding formate dehydrogenase accessory protein FdhE, with product MTAEHQAEHDYGAAPGGVVEPPVVVLPERRLFSHRARRLRDLSRRMRSMADFLGFAARLAQAQHQVLQKRTSTFAPDNEAFDLALEHGMPPLSVQSLQNDLDWQEDMDALCDALELNVGPTQQQLIHQLRQLDPEARRKIAAEVLNAGSGTEEIRAFMPLVAAALQVAWLRQCSVLPRPPKRAEGTAQTVCPCCGSLPVASLIQVGRERSRVRYMQCSICAAEWYMERARCTTCFETGKLDYIGLEGEDGKRPLPVRAETCGACQSYVKIVHRDLEVDADALSDDLASLGLDIMIANERDIGRSSYNPWLIAG
- the selA gene encoding L-seryl-tRNA(Sec) selenium transferase, which codes for MDDPRRYLPAVDVLLSHQAMERSQISHRLKRRAVRELLACERRRLGQEDAAPLATDQLVDRAIDMARSLAASNAPSVFNLTGTVIHTNLGRAPLAEPAIEAMTRAARYSLALEYDIDSGHRGDRDQVVESLLCELTGAEAATVVNNNAAAVVLTLSALGAGREAVISRGELIEIGGSFRLPDIMHTSGCYLREVGTTNRTHARDFEQAMNDATGMIFKAHTSNYAVEGFTAVVEESELARIAHAQEVPFIVDLGSGALTNMAALGLPDEARPRQSIEAGADVVTFSGDKLLGGPQCGLIVGSRDYIDRIRRHPLKRALRVDKLIMSALEATLRLYRDSDEIARDIPTLALLTRAQEDIAATAERLLPVLSEHLPDMEVSIAPCKSQLGSGALPVDRLPSQALVVAPTTQERRAGERTLRMIETAFRQLPRPVIGRLHDGAFWLDLRCLQGEAEEHAFAEQLGHLSLNRDTGS
- the selB gene encoding selenocysteine-specific translation elongation factor, whose translation is MIVGTAGHVDHGKTALIHSLTGISTDRLSEEQARGLTIEAGYAYPELSDDFELGFIDVPGHERFIHNMLSGVAGIDTMLLVVAADDGVMPQTREHLQILRLLGIDRGVVALTKCDLVEPQRLLEVRAEIEALLAGSPLEASTIFEVSSRTGEGITALKDELWQRARAIDSEVAQGNFRMAVDRAFTKTGSGLVVTGTVVAGEISVGDNVRLFPSDRDARVRGLRRQGRVAEHARQGDRLALNLAGSGIDREIVQRGDWVVAQALPTPSLTRVDIALELLEDAPPLNHWSGVHLHLGASHVTGRISLLEGQQLLPGERMLAQMILESPLHACLGDRVIVRDHGARHTIGGAIVLDGATPRRGQRSPARLQWLESCRQAVTGSADGISLAEPLKVALTLRPDGPDVYGLARNFNRTPASLGREFEALGARVISAGQEMRAFSPESLESLRVRILEVVTENHEREPAMLGTERERLRRQVMPGLPSALFRQILQPLMTAGMLKQHGPFLSLPEHQAALSEDEEALWQQIEPHLAAAPFDPPRVRDVVGLENIDEAKVRQVLTSAARLGRVYHVRRDHFFLSHSVFDMASMIQQLEAEQGAARVASFRDRLGIGRKLAVMILEFFDRIGYTRRVRDDHVVRQADMWH
- the metF gene encoding methylenetetrahydrofolate reductase [NAD(P)H], translating into MSDSRAPELSFEFFPPRTEAGRDRLPEVYTKLAELDPRFFSVTFGAGGTTRDFTFDAVKNISRDTGICTAPHLSCVASDKADLRRLLTQYREHGIKRIVALRGDMPSGMLGLGEFRYARDLVDFIREETGDHFDLTVAAYPECHPQAQNFERDIDHFVDKVRAGADMAITQYFFNPDAYHHFVDRVRARGVDVPILPGIMPITNYTKLARFSEMCGAEIPRWVRRQLESYGDDSDSIQAFGHEVVTRLCQQLLDQGAPGLHFYTLNQAEACTRIVSDLSLEKAGR
- the sodC gene encoding superoxide dismutase family protein, with translation MKRLFLASALLALTPLAMADTTVELHKATDKGPGESVGSVTFKDTDYGLLATPDISGLPGQGMHGFHLHTNPSCDPSTTDGKVTPAGAAGGHFDPKGTDTHAGPYVEDSHLGDMPLLVADNDGNITTPVLAPRLKESDLGGHAIVIHEGGDNYSDTPKLGGGGARWACGVVEGAN
- a CDS encoding YheV family putative zinc ribbon protein, yielding MNQSTPKRFIAGAICPRCSAMDRIRSWESNGTRYRECVSCDFFEQLPMTDESPDPLDTRVSKSRPASESDDFQPVKIIDPGKR